A genomic window from Salvia miltiorrhiza cultivar Shanhuang (shh) chromosome 5, IMPLAD_Smil_shh, whole genome shotgun sequence includes:
- the LOC131026223 gene encoding vacuolar-sorting receptor 6-like yields MACMFAVALLLLLSLAVESRFVVEKSSISVVSPSSQRSKHDAAIANFGVPNYGGSLTGTLLYPDKAQVGCSSFDGDKPFKPPKSSRPTILLLDRGECFFALKVWNGQQAGASAVLVADTIDEPLITMDSPQERSPEADGYVEKIGIPSALISRALGDALKEALKNGEDVVLKIDWSESMPHPDERVEYELWTNSNDECGSRCDEQMNFIKNFKGHAQILEKGGFTQFTPHYITWYCPRDFIQTEQCKTQCINRGRYCAPDPELDFSQGYQGKDVVLENLRQLCVHRVANETNRSWIWWDYVSDFHIRCSMKQKRYSKECAEQVMKSLGIPVEKISKCMGDPEADTENEVLKIEQELQVGHGSRGDVTILPTMVMNNVQYRGKLERNAVLKAICAGFKETTEPPICLSGDVETNQCLENNGGCWHDKESNITACKDTFRGRVCECPLLASGVQFQGDGYESCQAVGPGRCALNNGGCWSDTKNGVKFSACKENGLSGCLCPSGFTGDGQTCQDVDECKLGTACQCDGCSCKNTWGGFECSCSGDQIYIKEHDTCIERRSSKVGGILTVVVLAVVMSAGIAGYIFYKYRLRSYMDSEIMAIMSQYMPLDSQQLVHHDTQPLTHSSSSSV; encoded by the exons ATGGCTTGTATGTTTGCGGttgctttattattattattgtcatTAGCAGTGGAATCTCGATTCGTGGTGGAGAAGAGCAGCATCAGCGTGGTGTCTCCTTCCAGTCAGCGGTCGAAACACGACGCTGCCATCGCCAACTTCGGCGTGCCTAACTACGGCGGCTCCTTGACGGGCACTCTGCTTTATCCCGACAAGGCCCAGGTTGGCTGCTCCTCCTTCGACGGCGATAAGCCCTTCAAGCCCCCCAAGTCCTCTCGCCCCACCATTCTCCTCCTCGATCGCGGAG AGTGCTTCTTCGCGCTCAAGGTGTGGAACGGGCAGCAGGCGGGAGCCTCGGCTGTTCTAGTGGCGGACACCATAGACGAGCCCCTCATCACCATGGATTCACCCCAGGAACGCAGCCCCGAAGCCGACGGGTACGTGGAGAAGATCGGCATCCCCTCCGCCCTCATCAGCCGCGCCTTGGGCGACGCCCTCAAGGAAGCGCTCAAGAACGGCGAGGACGTGGTGCTCAAGATTGACTGGTCGGAGTCGATGCCCCATCCCGACGAGAGGGTGGAGTACGAGCTCTGGACTAACAGCAACGACGAGTGCGGCAGCCGCTGCGACGAGCAGATGAACTTCATCAAAAACTTCAAGGGGCACGCCCAGATTCTGGAGAAAGGAGGTTTCACGCAGTTCACGCCACACTACATCACCTGGTATTGCCCTCGAGATTTCATTCAGACGGAGCAGTGCAAGACGCAGTGCATCAACCGCGGCAGGTACTGCGCCCCCGACCCCGAGCTCGACTTCAGCCAGGGCTATCAAGGGAAAGACGTTGTGTTGGAGAATCTAAGGCAGCTCTGCGTCCACAGAGTCGCCAACGAGACCAACCGCTCCTGGATTTGGTGGGATTATGTTTCTGACTTCCATATTAGATGTTCCATGAAGCAAAAGAGGTACAGCAAGGAATGCGCAGAGCAAGTCATGAAATCACTCG GTATCCCGGTTGAGAAGATAAGCAAGTGCATGGGTGACCCCGAAGCTGATACTGAAAATGAAGTCCTCAAAATCGAGCAGGAGCTTCAG GTTGGTCATGGATCGCGTGGTGATGTGACCATCTTACCAACTATGGTGATGAATAATGTTCAATACAGGG GGAAGTTGGAGAGGAATGCAGTGCTGAAAGCTATATGTGCGGGGTTCAAGGAGACTACGGAGCCTCCTATTTGCCTGAGCGGAG ATGTAGAAACAAACCAGTGCCTTGAGAATAATGGAGGGTGTTGGCATGACAAGGAATCTAACATAACAGCCTGCAAGGACACGTTCAGGGGAAGAGTCTGCGAATGCCCTCTCCTAGCAAGTGGCGTTCAGTTTCAAGGAGACGGATACGAATCATGTCAAG CTGTTGGTCCGGGGAGATGCGCCCTTAACAATGGTGGCTGCTGGTCTGACACCAAAAACGGAGTCAAGTTCTCAGCATGCAAG GAAAATGGTCTCTCAGGGTGCCTTTGTCCATCTGGCTTCACTGGAGATGGTCAAACATGTCAAG ACGTGGATGAATGCAAATTAGGGACAGCCTGTCAGTGCGACGGATGTAGCTGTAAGAACACATGGGGTGGATTTGAGTGCAGTTGCAGCGGAGACCAAATCTACATAAAGGAGCACGATACCTGCATCG AAAGGAGAAGCTCCAAAGTGGGTGGAATTCTTACCGTTGTGGTGCTAGCCGTAGTGATGAGTGCTGGAATAGCTGGTTACATATTCTACAAATACAGGCTACGG TCTTACATGGACTCGGAGATAATGGCTATCATGTCGCAATACATGCCTCTCGATAGCCAGCAGCTTGTCCATCACGACACACAACCATTGAcgcattcttcttcttcttcagtttaA
- the LOC131026222 gene encoding probable splicing factor 3A subunit 1 yields the protein MLGSLPILPLPAPPEDGDLGPLPAAQVTEESDDERNLENEDQKMAIDKPSSAPPSVATHTRSIGVIHPPIDIRTIVDKTAQFVAKNGPEFEKRIIANNEGNAKFNFLRASDPYHAYYQHRLAESRAQNLSSATQPPQSEPAPESVSSAPAADASDASAKPDHSAQFRPVRKVLEPPEAEQYTVRLPEGITGEELDIIKLTAQFVARNGKSFLTGLTSRESTNPQFHFLRPTHSMFMFFTSLADAYSKVLMPPKGLSDKLKNSVIDMTIVLERCLHRLEWERSQEQARQKAEDEIEQERLQMAMIDWHDFVVVESIDFADDEDEDLPPPMTLEEVIRRSKMSAMEEEDFVEPGKEVEMEMDEEEVQLVEEGMKAASLEENGDAKSNEGKVVSLDDHEPPMRIVKNWKRPEDRIPAERDPTKYVVSPITGELIPISEMSEHMRISLIDPKFKEQKDRMFAKIRETTLAADDEISRNIVGLARTRPDIFGTTEEEVSNAVKAEIEKKKDEQPKQVIWDGHTGSIGRTASQAMSQNTGMEDMSDGSNNDGRSLPGPAPPPPRPGMPSIRPLPPPPGLALNIPRPPTMVQYPNPTGAGGVAPPPPGPPVVNMIPSIRPPPPSMPMMHGQPLMGNRPPMPPSMPLNSNIPVPPPPGSQFTPLGGHRQFVPVPMSQPGMPMVPPPPMPLGMPPPPPPEEAPPPLPEEPEPKRQRLDDSMLIPEEQFLAQHPGIARISISVPNTDEGNLKGQVLEIAVQSLSETVGSLKEKIAGEIQLPANKQKLSGKAGFLKDNLSLAYYNVGPGEALSLSLRERGGRKR from the exons ATGTTGGGTTCATTGCCAATATTGCCCCTACCGGCACCACCTGAAGACGGTGATCTTGGTCCATTACCCGCTGCTCAAGTGACTGAGGAATCTGATGATGAGAGAAATTTGGAGAATGAAGACCAGAAGATGGCCATTGATAAACCCAGCTCAGCTCCACCATCAGTAGCAACACACACGAGGTCCATAGGAGTTATACACCCACCTATAGACATTAGAACTATCGTAGACAAAACTGCTCAATTTGTGGCAAAAAATGGACCAGAGTTTGAGAAAAGAATTATTGCAAACAATGAAGGCAATGCAAAATTCAACTTTTTACGCGCCTCTGATCCTTACCATGCTTATTATCAGCACCGCCTGGCTGAGTCTCGAGCACAGAATCTGTCTTCTGCTACACAGCCTCCTCAGTCGGAGCCTGCTCCTGAATCAGTTAGTAGTGCTCCAGCGGCTGATGCAAGTGATGCCTCAGCCAAGCCTGACCATTCAGCTCAATTCCGACCCGTACGTAAGGTTCTTGAGCCACCGGAGGCAGAGCAATATACTGTTCGGCTTCCTGAAGGGATTACCGGAGAGGAATTGGATATCATTAAGCTCACTGCTCAGTTTGTGGCAAGAAACGGGAAGTCTTTTTTGACTGGTTTGACTAGTAGAGAGAGCACCAATCCCCAGTTTCATTTTTTAAGGCCAACACACAGTATGTTTATGTTCTTTACATCTCTTGCTGATGCTTATTCGAAAGTCTTGATGCCTCCCAAAGGGCTGTCTGATAAGCTAAAAAATAGCGTCATTGATATGACTATTGTCCTTGAACGCTGCTTACATCGCCTTGAATGGGAACGTTCGCAAGAGCAGGCTAGGCAGAAAGCTGAAGATGAGATAGAGCAGGAGCGACTGCAGATGGCTATGATTGATTGGCATGATTTTGTTGTGGTTGAGTCAATTGACTTTGCtgatgatgaggatgaggacTTACCTCCTCCAATGACACTTGAGGAAGTGATAAGAAGAAGCAAGATGTCAGCTATGGAGGAAGAAGATTTCGTTGAGCCTGGCAAGGAGgtggaaatggaaatggatgAAGAAGAGGTCCAACTGGTTGAGGAGGGCATGAAGGCGGCAAGTCTGGAAGAGAATGGCGATGCGAAGAGTAATGAGGGCAAGGTGGTATCTCTAGATGACCATGAACCACCCATGAGAATTGTGAAAAATTGGAAGAGGCCCGAGGATAGAATCCCAGCTGAAAGAGATCCTACTAAATATGTTGTCTCTCCAATAACTGGCGAGCTTATTCCTATTAGTGAGATGTCTGAACACATGAGAATTTCTCTCATCGATCCCAAATTCAAGGAACAGAAGGACAGAATGTTTGCTAAGATAAGAGAGACCACCCTTGCAGCTGATGATGAGATATCCAGGAATATTGTAGGACTTGCAAGAACACGTCCTGATATTTTTGGCACAACAGAAGAAGAAGTTTCTAATGCTGTGAAGGCTGAAATTGAAAAGAAGAAAGACGAGCAACCAAAACAGGTCATATGGGATGGTCATACTGGAAGCATTGGCCGTACAGCCAGCCAGGCCATGTCTCAGAATACTGGTATGGAGGACATGAGTGATGGTTCGAACAATGACGGTAGGAGCCTTCCGGGTCCAGCACCTCCTCCTCCTAGGCCTGGTATGCCATCAATTAGGCCACTTCCTCCACCTCCTGGTCTTGCCTTAAATATTCCCAGGCCTCCCACAATGGTTCAATATCCAAACCCAACCGGCGCTGGTGGCgttgcaccaccaccacctggGCCCCCTGTTGTTAATATGATTCCTTCTATTCGCCCTCCACCTCCTTCAATGCCTATGATGCACGGGCAACCTCTTATGGGAAACCGCCCTCCAATGCCGCCATCCATGCCCTTGAATTCTAATATCCCTGTTCCACCACCACCTGGATCACAGTTTACACCATTGGGAGGTCATAGGCAATTTGTTCCTGTACCCATGTCCCAACCAGGCATGCCTATGGTTCCTCCACCACCTATGCCCCTAGGCATGCCCCCGCCACCACCACCTGAAGAGGCCCCTCCACCCCTTCCTGAAGAACCAGAGCCCAAGAGGCAAAGGCTTGATGACTCTATGCTCATTCCGGAAGAACAGTTCCTGGCACAACATCCG GGTATTGCTCGTATCAGTATATCGGTGCCTAACACTGATGAAGGAAACCTGAAAGGACAAGTTTTGGAGATTGCTGTACAATCCTTGTCTGAAACAGTTGGAAGCTTGAAAGAGAAAATTGCTGGCGAGATCCAGCTTCCTGCAAATAAACAGAAGCTGAGTGGGAAGGCAGGGTTCCTCAAGGACAATTTATCTCTTGCATATTACAATGTTGGACCTGGAGAGGCACTATCTCTTTCTCTTAGAGAACGTGGTGGTAGGAAGAGATGA